The genomic DNA CTGGAGCGAGGACTGGGTCCGCTCGTCCGGCAGGGCGTACGGCGGCATCGTCTCCTGGTTGTAGAGCTTCTGCAGGACGACGGGGCGGTCCGGGTCTCCGTCCAGGAAGCCGACCTCCATCTCCCAGCCCACGCGGGGGAGAATCATGCTGCCGCTGGTGTTCTGCTGCTGCACGCGCATCCAGCACGAGGCGGTGTCGTCCACCTTGCCCTCGCGGTCCCAATAGAAGTGGACCTTGATGCGCCCGAACTCGTCGACGTGGATCTCCTCGCCCGGCGGGCCCGTGACGACCGCGCTCTCCTTGCCCCACACGCGCGGGCGCGGGGTGCGCCGCGCGGGCCGGAAGTCGGTGCCCGCCGAGGGGATGGCCCGCACGCGGGTGCCGAAGCGGGTGGACTCCGCATCCTCCGCCTGGACCAGCGCGTAGTCGTGGGTGACCTGGAGGAGCAGGTACTCCTGGCAGAGGAAGGAGGGGAGGGCGTCGAGCAGGGAGAACAGGCGCCCGGGCTGCAGCCGGAAGCTGTTGCTGCGCGCCTCCAGGACCATCCGCTCCTGCACCAGCCCGCTCAGGCGGTTGCGCGCGCGGCGGACGCCATCCGAGGGGCTGGAGAAGGAGCCCGGGTATTCGTAACGCGGGAAGTCCGCCTCGCTGGAGCGCTCCTCGGCCTCCAGCGGCTCGCTGGGGCTGCGCCAGTTCCAGTCCCGCGCGGTGTACAGGCCGTGCACCAGGCGCGAGGTGAAGGTGAGCTCGGCCACGCGCTCGTCCTCCGCGTGGATGAGCGAGTCGCGCGTGAAGCCGAGCGCGGGCGTCCCCAGGATGGGCTCGTAGGTGGAAGGGTCGTCCGCGAGCTTCAGCACGTGCTCGGTGGGCAGGTGCTCGAACCAGAAGAAGATGCCCTCGTCCTCCAGCAGCCGGAGCACGAAGTCCAGGTCGCTCTCCTTCCACTGGGTGCAGTACTCCCGCTTCATGTAATCGCGGGACAGGAGCCACTCGGTGGACGCGGCGGGCAGGCCCGCCTTCTCCAGGACGGCCTGGATGATCTCCACCGCCGTCATGTCCTGGAAGATTTGACTGCGGCTGCGGTAGCGCAGGCCGTGCAGCCGGGGCCGCAGGCGCAGCCGGTAGACGAACCCATGGGTTGCGAGCCTCGCGCGGTACTCCGCCTCCTCCACGACGCCGTGGAAGCAGCGCGCCTCGAAGCTGCCCTCGGAGAAGGTGGGTGAGAGCCTCAGCGTCCCCGCGGTCCCGATGAGGGCCGTCAGGTCCAGATCGGGATCATCACAGGCGAACTCGAGCTCCACGTCGAAGAGCTCGGACAATCCCTCACGCGCCGTGGCCCGCAGGACGATGGCCTCCGCGGGAAGGTCCGCATGGTCGATGTGGGCACGTACCTCCATGCACTCTCCCCCTCTTCGATTGAGATGTCAGTTTCTGGACATCCCTGCCCCGTTGCAACTCCATGGAGCGTGTCAGCCCTCCGCCCTCTGGCCAACACCTTCATGGGTGTGACGAACGCGAACGGCGTCGAGTCTTCGCGCTGTTGGATGCGTGTGTGCTTGGGGGAGGCCCGCGGGGTGTCGTGGATGGGCGCGAATCCCCTACATTTCGCGCCATCCTTGGGCATCCCGTTCTTAAAAAAGCACACACGGCCAGGCCCCAGGCTGTCTAACTGTCAAGTTGTTGTACTACAGTGTCGTTCACTGGGGGTGCGCCTGAATGCGCTTGAGGTCGACGATTCTCCATGCCTCCCTCCCCTCGGAGCTCGGCGTGTCGCGCCTGGTGGTGGAGGAAGGCCTCTCCCAGCTATTCGTGGCGGACGTGGAGTGTGTCAGCGCAGACCCCGATTGGGAACTGACGCCACTGCTGGGGACGAGTGCTTCCGTGAGAGTGGAAGCGGATGATGGCTCCTCACGTCACTTCCACGGCGTCGTCGAGGATGCCGAGTTCGTGGGGACGCGAGGCGAGCTGTTTGTCTATCGCCTGCGCTTGATGCCCCGACTGAAGGGGCTCGCGCACCGGGTCCGCACCCGAATCTTCCAGGACAAGAACATCGAGGCCATCCTCCGGGAGGTGTTCTCCGGCGCGGGTGTCCCCGCCGGCGCCACGCGGTGGAGCGTGGCGGAGGGACCCGTTCGCGAGTACTGCACCCAGTGGAAGGAGAGTGAGCTGGGCTTCGTGCTCCGGTTGTTGGAGGACACGGGCATCTTCTTCTGGTTCGAGCACTCCGAGTCGGACCACGTCATGTGTCTGGCGGACTCGCCCGCGGCGCATGTGCCCATCGACGGCGCCGCCGGGCTCTCCTTCCGGGCCTGGGACGAGCGCGAGACCCTTCGCGACATCGTCACGCGCCTCACCTACACGGCCCGCGTGGTGCCGGACGCGGTGATGTTGCGCGACTGGAACTGGCAGACCCCGCTGACGCTGCCCGAGGCGAAGCTCTCCGCGTCTGAAGGGGGCGGCTTGGAGGTCTACGAGTTCCCCGCGGGGTTCGTCAGCGCCGCCGCGGGCAAGCAGCGGGCCGCGGATCGCCTGAGCGCGGTCCGGGTCCGCCAGCGGGTCCTCCGCGGGACGACGCCGTCGCTCCGGTTGTCGCCAGGGCGCCTGTTCCAGATCTTCGACGCGGAGCCCGCGCCGCTCAATGGCGAGTACCTGGTGCTGGAGCTGCGCCACGTCTACGAGGACCCGACGGCGGGGACGCTGGTGGATGGAGACGGGCGCTACCGCGCCGAGTTCACCGCCGTCCCGGGAGGCGTGGAGTTCCGCCCCTCCCGCGTGACGCCCCGGCCTCGCGTCATGGGCAAGGAGCTGGCGGTGGTGACGGGGCCGGCGGGCGAGGAGATCCACGTCGACGAGTTCGGTCGGGTGAAGGTGCACTTCTACTGGGACCGCGAGGGCAAGGTGGACGACACCGCCTCGTGCTGGATGCGGGTGCAGCAGCAGAACACCGCGGGCAGTCAGATCCTCCCTCGCGTGGGCTGGGAGGTGGAGGTGGGCTTCCTCCACGGCGACCCCGACAGGCCCCTGGTGCTCCAGAAGCTCTACAACGCGGACACCCTGCCGCCCTATGCCCTGCCGGACAACCTGATGCAGAGCGCGTTGCAGTCCTCGACGACGCCGGGGGGCGGGGGCACCAACGAGGTGCGCCTCAACGACGGAAATGGCGGCATGGAGTTCTTCGTCCACTCCCAGAAGGACCTCTCGCTCCAGGCGGGGCACAACCTCACCGAGCAGATCGCCGTGGACGAGGCCGTGCAGATCACCTCGGACAGCACCCACAGCATCGGCGTCACGGAGGACGTCTCCGTGGGGGGAGACCAGAGCGCCAGCATCACCGGGATGATGGTGGAGGACACCGCGGGGACCAAGAAGGTGGTGGTGGGCGCCGTGGATCAATGGGGGGTGGGCGCCATGCATGCCATCACCGTGAAGGGCGCGCGCACGGAGAACGTGGGGGGCTTGCGCAACGTGCTGGCGCAGAAGGTGACGGAGACCTTCAACGCGGACCTCACCACGAGCGTGGGGGGCGTGCTGAGCATCAACGCCGTCGGCGCCATCACCGAGGCCGTCGCGGGCAACAAGACCGAGACGGTGGCCGGCGCGAAGCTGGAGATCATCACGGAGTCGAAGGCGGAGAACATCGGCGCGGCCAAGGTGATGACGGCCGGGATGGTGAACATCAAGACGGGCAAGGACCTCACGCTGGCGTCGGGCGCGGCCATGGCCATCACCACGGGGGGGCCCATGGCCATCAAGTGCGACAAGGACTTCAACCTGTCGGGCTCCTCCGTCACCATCACCGTGGGCAAGGCCAGCGTGAAGTCCGGCTCGAAGCTGGAGGCCACGCCCGCGTCGCTGCAGCTCAAGGGCGACACGGTGGGAGGGGACGGCGCCCAGGTGAAGCTCAAGGGAACCATCGAGTACAAGTAGGTAGGGGGGGAGATGAGCAACGGTCGCGTCCTGCAATTCGCGCTGTCCATCGACGACGGTGACGAAACCCTCTTGCGTGTCGTGCGCTTCGAGCTCGAAGAGGCGCTCTCGGAGGGGAGCCGCGGCTGGGTGGAGACGGAGACGACCGAGGTGGTCGATGCCGCGGCCATGTCCGGCAAGCCCTTCCGGCTGCGCATCCTCCAGGGGGACGGGCGGCCCGACAGGTGCTTCCATGGGCTCGTCTTCGGGGTCAGCCTGGAGGCCTTCCAGCCCGAGCACTTCCGGCTGCGGTTCGAGGTGGGCTCGTCCCTCCACCTGTTGGAGCTGGGGCAGGAGGTGCGCCTCTTCCAGCAGAAGTCCGTTCCCGACGTGGTGAAGGCGGTGCTGGAGGAGGCTGGCATCCCCGGGGACTCGCAGTCCTGGACGCTCGCGGAGCCGCCTGCCGCGCGCGCGGCGTTGACCCAGTACAACGAATGCGACCATGCCTTCCTGCGGCGCCTGTTGGCGGAGGAGGGAATCGTCTTCGCCGTGCGAAACGACGACGACGGCGAGACGCTGGCGTTCTTCGACGGCCCGGATGGACTGGAGCCGCTGGCGGGGGACGGTGTGCTGCTGGTCCGCACCGAGACGCGGACCGACGAGGACACCGTCCTCTCCCTGCGAGAGCGTCACGTGGCGGCCCCGGACGCGGTGATGGTGCGTGACCATGATCCGAAGCAGCCCACGGTGGACCTGAGCCACCGCGAGGAGGCGCCGGAGGCGCGAGGAAGAGAGGTGTACCTCCACCCCGGCGGTTTCGATGCGATGGGGCACGGCAAGCGCCGCGCGAAGCGCATCCTCGAGCGGCACCAGTCCCGGACCGTGGTGCGCGAGGGCACGAGCGACTGCCCCCACCTGGAGCCCGGCCGCACCTTCGTGCTGGATGGCCACTCCCGCGTGGAGCTCAATGGCGGACAGCTGGTGCTCCGCGTGGTGCATCGGGGTGGGCTGACAGCCCGGGAGTCCGGGGCCTCTGAGGAGACGTACGAGAACAGCTTCCGGGCCATGCCCCAGGAGCGCCCGTTCTTCCGTCCGGAGGCGCCGCCGGAGCGCCCGGCACCGGGCGTGGAGGTGGCGTTCGTCACGGGCGCCTCGGGGCAGGAGCTGCACGGCAGCGAGCGCGGCGAGGTGCGCGTGCGCTTCCCGTGGGATCGCTCGGGTCTGACGGACGACCGCAGCTCCCCGTGGCTGCGCGTGGGACAGCTCGCCCTGGGCGGCTCGATGATCATCCCCCGTGTGGGCTTCGAGGTGGTGGTGGACCACGAGCTGGGGGACCGGGACCGGCCGCTCGTCATCGGCCACCTCTACAACGGGGAGGCGACGCCGCCCTACGCGCTGCCGGACCACGCCACGCTCAGCTCCATCCAGACGGCGACCACCGGAGGCGGGCCCGGCGCGAACGAGCTGCGCTTCGAGGACGCGGCGGGCGCCGAGGAGATCTTCTTCAACGCCTCGCATGACCTCACCGTCTCCGTGGAGCACGACTCCGACTGGAAGGTGCTGGTGGACGAGTCCACGGAGGTCGGGGGGAACCGGACGTTCAGCGTCGGGGCCAACCACACGCACCAGGTGACCAGCCATCGCTCGCTGAACGTTGGCGCCAACCAGCGCTTGAGCGTGGAGGCGGACCTGTCCGACGGAGTCGGTGGAGACTCCGCGGTGCAGGTGGGCGCGACGCGCAAGCTGACCGTGGGGGGAGACCTCACCGAGAACACCCAGGGTTCGTTGGAGCGCACGGTGGGAGGGTTGCAGGCGGTGACGGGCCTGGCGGGTTACGAGCGCAAGGTGGTGGGCGGCTCGAAGACGATGGTGGGGGCGGCGTGGCTCGAGGCGACCGCCGACAGCCGCATGAGCACCTGTGGCACGGCGCGGGTGGAGACGGTGGGCGCCTTGAAGATGGTGAAGGCCAGGACGGTCGCCGTGTCGAGCGGCGCGGCCTATGCCCTCACGGCGGCGTCGGAGAAGGTCAAGGTCGGCGGCAATCGCGTGGACAAGGCGGAGGTCGCGCTCGCCATCACGGCGGGTGGAGGGCTCAGCATCAAGGCGGAGAACATCAACATCACTGGCGAGAGCAAGGTCGTGCTGAAGGTGGGGGGCTCGACGGTGGAGGTCACCCCCACGGCGGTGAAGATCAAGTCGTCCAAGATCCAGCTCAAGGGCGTGAAGAAGCTGGGCTCGAAGTTGAGTCACAAGAGCAATTGAGGCCCGAGGCGACCCATGGGTGACGAGCAGCGCCTGACGGCGACATTCTTCTTCGACGCACAGGAGGGCGCGCTCTCCGTGCACGCGGTGCGGGGGCAGGAGGCGCTGTCACGCGCGTACCGCTTCGAGGTGGACTTCTCCGCGCAGGACGTGGACGTGGATGCGGCGCCTGGAGCGCGCGCGACGCTGGTGCTGGAGTCTCCTCGCGGCGGCGAGCGCCACGTGGGCGGGGTGCTGGAGGAGGTCTCCCTCGCCGCCATGGCGCAGGCGGGGGAGGGCGCCTTCGGTCGCTACCGGGCGGTGCTCGTCCCCGAGCCGTACCTGGTGCTGAGCTCGAGGCGCGGCTTCCGCATCTTCCAGCAGAAGTCGGTGCCCGACATCGTCAAGCAGGTGTGCGAGGCCGCGGGCCTGGAGGACTCCGCCTTCGATTGGGGCGGCGTCACCGGCGCCTACACGCAGCGCGACTTCTGCGTGCAGTACGACGAGTCCGAGTGGGACTTCATCTGCCGATTGCTCGAGGACGAGGGCATCTTCTTCTCCTTCAGCCATTCCGCGGACGGCGCGCGCATGCGCTTCGAGGATGACAGCACCGGCGTGGACCTGCTCTCGCCGGACGCGCTGGACTTCACCTTCTTTCCCCAGGAAGGGGCGCCCACCGCCCGGGTCTGGGACTTCCGGGTGCGCACGCGGCTGCGGCCCTCCAAGGCCACGGTCAACGACTACGACATGCTGCGGCCCGGCACCTCGCTGCTCGCGAGCGCCGAGGCCCAGGAGTCCCTCTCGCGTGAGTGGTACGAGTATCCTGGAGGTTTTCGTGCTCCCGCGGAGGGCAAGCGGCGGGCGCAGGTCCGGCTCGATGAGCTGCGCACCCCCCGGGTGACGGCGCTCGGACGCACCGACGCGCTCTTCGTGGCGCCGGGCCGGCGCTTCCACCTCCAGGGCCACCCGTCGTCGGACGCCGAGTACCTGCTCACCGCCGTCGGCTTCCAGCTTCGTCTGGAGGAGGAGCCCGCCAGCGACAGGCCCCTGGTGGACGCGGGGCCCTGGCGGTACGAGGTGGACTTCGAGGTCATCCCCTCCACGCAGGTGTTCCGCCCCGAGCGGCGCACCCCGAGGCCTCGGGTGGCGGGAGTGCATACGGCCCGGGTGACGGGACCCGAGGGCGAGGAGATCCACTGCGATGCCCACGGCCGGGTGAAGCTCCAGTTCCCGTGGGACCGGGACGGTCAGCTCGATGAGCGCACCTCCTGCTGGGTGCGCGTCAGTCAGGCGCACACCACCGGCTCGGTGATGATTCCGCGGGTCGGCTGGGAGGTGCTCGTCGAGTTCGAGGAGGGAGACCCGGACCGTCCGTTGTGCCTGGGCAAGGTGTGGAACACCACGTTCCTGCCGCCGGTCGAGCTGCCCGCGGGCAAGACGGTGACGGGCCACAGCTCCATCTCATCGCCGGGAGGCGGGGGCGTCAACGAGGTGCTCTTCGACGACACGGCGGGCGCGGAGAGCGTCACCATCAATGGCCAGCACGACATCCTCGTGAAGGCGGCCAACAACAAGCTGTTCAGCGTGGGCCATGATTCGAGCCACCTGGTCAACGGCAAGCGCGCCGCGAGCGTCGGGGGCAACGAGCAGATCGCCATCCAGGCCAACCTCAACGTCAACGTGGGCGGCAATCAGTCCACCGAGGTGGGCGCCATGCGCGACGTGAAGGTGACGGGCAGCACCACCGAGGAGGTGGCGGGCGCGTTCGACCTCCAGGTGGGCGCCATGGAGCTGGTGCAGGTGGGCAACCCCATCAAGGCGGTGATGGAGGTCATCGCGAGCATGGTGGTGGAGAAGGCCATGGGCGCGGCGGCGAAGGCGGCCAGCAAGGCGGAGGCGGCGCTGCTGGGGCCCATCCTCCCGGTGCTGCAGCAGGCGCGCGAGGCGGTGGGGCCCGCGGCCCAGTTCGCGGGACCGGCGGCGGCGCTGCTCGGCGGTGGGAACCCGGAGATCGCCGCCTTCGCTCAAGCCGCGGGCAAGCTGTCGGACGCGGCGGGCGCGGCGGACGCGGGGCAGATCGCCGCCGGCGTGGCGCAGTCCATCGTCGCGGACAAGATCACCAGCAAGGCCATCGAGGCGGTGACGGGGGAGGGCGGGGGTGGCGGTGGTGGGGGCGGGGCAGACGCGGCGCCGGAGGCGGCGGGGAGCGCGACGAGCGGCGGGGAGGGGACATGGGCCACGGTGGTGGGGGGCTCGGTGAAGGAGACGGTGGGGGGGCTTGCCGCCACCAGTTCCTTGAGCGGCGTCTCCTACGCGGTGGGCGGCGCGTCCCAGGAGCTGGTGGGCGCGGCCCGCGTGGAGCTCATCAAGGGGAGCAAGTCGGAGACGACCGGCGCGGTGAAGATGGAGACCGTGGGCGTGTACATGGTGGACGCGAAGGAGTCGTTCGTCACCGACGCCAAGGCGGCCATCGCCATCAACATCGCCGGGAAACAGACGCAGCGCATCTCCGGCAGCCACAGCATGAGCACGGACGGGCCGGTGCTCGTGACGGCGCCGCGGCTGTCGCTCAAGGGGCAGGGGACCATCACGCTCACGTGTGGTCCCTCGAAGGTCATCGTGAAGTCGAATGGCATCCTCGTGGAAGGCGCGGCCGAGGTGACCATCGAGGGCTCGAAGATCGAGCTGGATGAGAACGCGCTGGGCACCTAGGCGGGTCGAACGCGATGGGACAGGCCGGACAGACTCCTGTGACGTGGCTTCACGGCGGCGCGGCGGCCTTGTGGAGCGCCGCGTGCAAGAACGCGCTGATTGCGTGCGGCATCAACCCCGCCAACTTCGGCACCTATGACATGCGCGCGAAGGCGCAGGCGGCCGAGCGCAGGACGTACCGCGAGAAGCGCGAGAAGGAGGCGAAGCGGCGCGGGGCGAACAAGCGCCCCCATGAGGGCAACTGCGAGGTGGGGAAGAAGGACAAGGCGCTGTGCATGTGTATCGAGAGCGATGCGGCCTTCGCCGAGCTGGGCTCCGAGAAGTGGATGCTGGCCAATTCACAGTCGGGCCACATCTCGCAGAACGCCCTCTACCAGAACGAGCGCGCCGACCCTTGCTCCAACGTCCCGCCTGAGGGGAAGCACGGCGGCACGTATGGCTATCGGGACAACAAGGCCTTCTGCATGGACCACCTGGGGCGGGCGAACAACCCGGGGACCATCCACTACGAGATCACCAACCGGGAGGCGCAGTTCGCGGAGAGCCTGAAGAAGCGCAATGTGAAGAACGTCACCGAGGATGTCATGCAGCAGGGCGTGCAGGGCACGGCATCGGTGGCAGCGCAGGGGGCCGGGGCGCGACAGAAGGGCAACGACCCGCACGCCAAGCACGACAAGAGCCTGGGTGAGATGACCCCCGAGCGCAAGAAGGAGGGGCAGCGCAGCGACGCGGCCAAGAACCAGCACGCGAAGGATCTGAAGGCCAATCAGAACGCCAACGCGACCGCGGGGGCCTCGGGGCGGGGCAATAATGGGACGCCGAATGCCCCGTCGACGAAGGGGCCGCCCAAGAAGGATGTGGACAAGGCGGTGGAGTGCATCTCGGACGCCTGGAAGCAGTCGCTGGACGAGATGCGCAACGACGTCATCAATGAGTTCTCCACGGCGGCGCGCTCGGACGAGTGCAAGAAGCAGATCAAGGAGTACAAGAAGACGCTGCCGAAGGACCAACGCAACCGGAAGATCCGCTATACGGACCTGCCTGCGGAGCATCGGGCCAAGGTGGACGCCGCGGTCAACAAGAAGACGGGCAACCCCAAGATGTCCGCCGTCGAGAGGGACCAGAAGAAGCTGGAGAAGAAGGGGGCGAAGACGGCCGGCCAGGCCAACAACCCGCCCACGAAGAAAGACTGTCTGGAGTACCAGGCCAACTGGCTGCAACAGCACCAGAAGGCGGATGGAAGTCACCCACCGATGCAGGGGCGCGTGCCTGATTCGAACGAGGGTGATGGTGACGAGGTCAAGCAGAACAAGCGCGGTAAGAAGAGCGCCGATTAGCGCCAGGAACGTTGGCGGGGACGAGGAAGGACGAGGGAAATGGCTTTGCGGATTGCGACCCACTACTACAGCGCCAGTGGACCGATGCTCGACGCCTGCGCGTTTCTCGGGCAGCGCTATGACGAAGAGCGCGGTTACAAGCCGCTCGAGAGCGAATGCTGGGTGATGAACATCCAAGTGGCTGGGGACGAGGACTCGACGGTGTGGTCCCAATTGGGAAGCACGGGTTGGCTGACACGCTTGTGGCGCTCGCCTTCAGGCGCGGTCTTCGTCAGCAGCGCCACGGACTCCAAGGTCCTCTACCACCCAGACGTCGAGGGAGATCGCAGTCGCAAGTTCGAGAGCATGAAGCTGGGCGCGCCACTCAATGGCGTGTGGGGGCTCGACGACGACTTCGTGCTGGCGTGGGGGGCGACGTTCGAGAACACCCGGCACGTGTTCCGGTACGACGGCAAGAAGTGGAAGGAGTTGCCGGCGCCGGACTTCGAGGTGCGCGCCATGCATGGACTGTCGCCTGACCTGGTCTATGCGGTGGGCGTGGGAGGGGGCGTGGCGAGGTGGGAAGGCAAGGCGTGGAAGCGCTTTCCGACGCCGACGGACGAGGTGCTCAACAGCGTCTTCGTGGCGGACGAGGATGAAATCTACGCGACGGGAGGTTCGGGCTCGTTGCTGGAGGGAAGCGCGCACGGCTGGGGCCGCATCGCGGAGAGCCCCGTACCAGGCATGCCCTTGTTTGGCGTCGCGAAGTGGAAGAAGGGGCTTTGGGTGGCGGCGGGTCAGTTCGGCCTCTTCAAACGCGTGGGCAGTCAGAACAAGATCGAGTGCATCAAGCCCAATCTCTGGGCCGTGGACCTCGATGCCCGCAAGAACCTGCTCGTCTCGTGCCGGGACCGGGTTTCGGAGTCGGCCGATGGCAAGGCCTTCATGTCCCTCGGACAGGAGTTCCTCCTGGAGAGCCGAGCGAAGAAGAAGCTTGGGAAGATCTAGGTAGAGGTTCTGGCCAGCAGGAAGGGCAAGGAAGATGGCCTCGCAGATTACCAGCGACTACTACAGCGCCAGCGGCCCGGCGCTCGATGACTGCGCCTTTCTGGGACAGCGCTACGACGAGGAGCGTGGTTACAAGCCCCTCGAAGGCGAGTGTTGGGTGTTGAGTCTTCGCCCCAAGGCAGGTGGTGGCCTGACGGCGATGTACCACTTTGGGAGTACGGGTTGGCTGACACGCCTGTGGCGCTCGCCGTCAGGCGCGGTCTTCGCCAGCAGCGTCACGGACTCCAAGGTTCTCTTTCACCCGGACCTCCATGGAGATCCGAAGCATCGATTCGAGAGCATGAAGCTCGGTGCGCCACTCAATGGCGTGTGGGGGCTCGACGACGACTTCGTGCTGGCATGGGGAGCGACGTTCGAGAACACCCGGCACGTGTTCCGGTACGACGGCAAGAAGTGGAAGGAGTTGCCCGCGCCGGACTTCGAGGTGCGCGCCATGCATGGACTGTCGCCTGACCTGGTCTACGCGGTGGGCGTGGGAGGGGGCGTGGCGAGGTGGGACGGCAAGGCGTGGAAGCGCTTTCCAATGCCGACGGACGAGGTGCTCAACAGCGTCTTCGTGGCGGACGAGGATGAAATCTACGCGACGGGAGGCTCGGGCTCGTTGCTGGAGGGAAGCGCGCACGGCTGGGGCCGCATCGCGGAGAGCCCCGTGCCAGGCATGCCCTTGTTTGGCGTCGCCAAGTGGAAGAAGGGCCTGTGGGTCGCGGCGGGTCAGTTCGGCCTCTTCAAGCGCGTGGGCAACCAGAACAAGCTCGAGTGCATCAAGCCGAACCTGCCCGCCATGGGCCTCGACGCCCGCAAGAACCTGCTCATCTCCTGCAGGGACCGGATCGCCGAATCGGCGGATGGCAAGGCCTTCACCTCCGGGGGCAAGGACTTCCTCCTGACCTCCCGCGCGGGAAACAAACTGGGAAGCATCTAGACAGGAGCCCACCATGAAGCCCGCCCGACAGAGAGCAAGACGTGCCCCGGTGAAGCGGGGCTCCACCCCGAAACCCGAGGCCTCGTCCCAACCGGAGCTCGACGGCTCCGTGCGACTGGCCACCGTCCTGGCCGAGGAGCCCCAGGGCTGGCGCGTGCGGCTCGGCGCCCGGGACCAGGTGCTCTCGCTGGATGCCTCCGTGGACCCGGCGTTGGTGCGCGAGGCGCTCGAGGACGGAGCGCGGGTGCTCGTGGAGCTCGCCTCGCCCCCCGTGCTCGTGGGCGTGGTGCAGACGTCGCGCGCCCTGCGCGTGGACCGCCAGGGGCGCGTGGACTCGGAGGTGGAGCGCTTCGAGCTGCATGCCCGGCAGGGCGCCACCGTGAAGACGGCCGGGGCCTTCGTGCAGGTGAAGGGCTCCGAGGTGGAGCTCTACGGCACGCGCATCCTCACGCGCGCCCGCGAGGTGGCGAAGATCCTCGCGCGGATGATCAACCTGAACTGAGGCAACCATGAGCCTGACGACCAGTGGCATGTCCGCCGGCACCAGCAAGCAGAAGCTCAACATGGTCCCCATGGCGCCCAACGTGTGCCTGGTGCCCGCGCCGCCGCCTCCGGCGGGACCTCAGGGCATCCCCGTCCCGTTCCCCATCACCACCGACACCGGCAGCATCAAGAAGCCGGTCCCCAAGGTGAAGCACAAGGGCGGCAAGGTCCCCAACACCGATTCGACCTTCTCCGGCGTGAAGGGCAACGAGGCCGGCGTGGGGCAACTGCCTCCCTCCACGCCCAAGAAGGACATCGTCACCGGCGTGAACATGAAGCTGGGGTCCGCGATGGTCGGCTGTCCCAACTGCCAGGTCGGCGGCAAGAGCTTCCTCATGACCGGCAGCCCGGGCTTCGGGAACCACGGCTGAGCCCGCGGACGCCTCGCCATGTCCGAACCTCTCCTGGACCCACGCGTCCACATCGACACCGAGGACGTCGTCGTCCGAGTGGAGCTCGGGTTGACCGCGTACCTCGCCGACCCCCGGTTCTGGGCCCGGGAGGGGGCGCAACAGGCGCTGGACCTGATGCTGGCGCTGCCCTCCGCGGACCTGCTCCGCTACTACACGACGTCCGTGATGACCGAATGGGGCGAGGTGGGCCCACGGATGCTGCGCTCCCTGCGCGACGGACTGACCTCACGCGCGTTGATGCTGGAGTGGCCCCGACACCACTTCTTCCTCCGCCTGGCGGACGAACCCAACTGCCCCTCGGTGGGCTTCTCGTACACGGAGATCGACCCGCGCCGGACGACCCGCGCCGGGGTGCTGGAGCTGACCCTGCCGCAAGGGCACGCGCCGGAAGACCTCCAGGCGCTCGCCGCCGGACTCGCGGACATCGGCCCGCTGTACTCGCTGGTCGGCGGCTACGTGGCGCGCTGGAACGTGCTGCACCCCAAGCTGGCCTTCAACCAGTTCTATGTGTGGGCCCAGCGCTACCTGGGGCTCGACATCCAGGACGCCGAGGAGATGGCGCCCCACGCGCCCCTGGGGCTGCCGGGGAGCAACTGGCTGACCTACCTCGGCGAGCCCTTGACGAAGCCGCTCGAGCTCGACGTCGCGGCGCTGGAGCGCGCCGTCCGAGCAGCCCCCAGCGTGGAGTCGTTGCCGGTCCGCTCCGGGCTGCTGCTCCGCGCGGGCGCGCTCCCCACGATGGGAGACCTCAACCGCTTCGCCCATCCCCAGTCCTACGCGGAGGTGGCCCGGCTGCTCGAGCCGCACT from Myxococcus guangdongensis includes the following:
- a CDS encoding type VI immunity family protein; translation: MSEPLLDPRVHIDTEDVVVRVELGLTAYLADPRFWAREGAQQALDLMLALPSADLLRYYTTSVMTEWGEVGPRMLRSLRDGLTSRALMLEWPRHHFFLRLADEPNCPSVGFSYTEIDPRRTTRAGVLELTLPQGHAPEDLQALAAGLADIGPLYSLVGGYVARWNVLHPKLAFNQFYVWAQRYLGLDIQDAEEMAPHAPLGLPGSNWLTYLGEPLTKPLELDVAALERAVRAAPSVESLPVRSGLLLRAGALPTMGDLNRFAHPQSYAEVARLLEPHFVKELPEFWGAFTDTQRTGAWLRRLVGAEDWSA